In Onychostoma macrolepis isolate SWU-2019 chromosome 12, ASM1243209v1, whole genome shotgun sequence, a single window of DNA contains:
- the g6pc3 gene encoding glucose-6-phosphatase 3, whose translation MESVHRGGVLAAEALQRSAGGYEELWLLASHLGDPKAAVLLLFPAVFHTHRRAGIAVLWAAALSEWINLVLKWILFGERPYWWIGESGLFSENPPKVQQFPSTCETGPGSPSGHAMVSAAVWWVIVSSLASCVHKRTGSKILAAVPYLLYAVFLGCVGLSRIFILAHFPHQVIAGLLTGVLLGVFLKWSVPEHRPLLFFFRFSLSLLFGALLMHGALQNFGVDLSWSIPLAKRWCSRSEWIRMDTAPFSSLSRVAGVLLGLGLAQYWKPGGWALPWVPRTLCLALSSIALHYINSFPVPTAPPLLFYSLFFLKYSIVPQVVMVLVPGFVHLLTAKPKRE comes from the exons ATGGAGAGCGTTCACCGCGGAGGTGTGCTGGCGGCCGAGGCGCTGCAGAGGAGCGCGGGAGGTTATGAGGAGCTCTGGCTGCTCGCGTCGCATCTCGGAGACCCTAAAGCCGCGGTGCTGCTGCTGTTCCCCGCGGTGTTTCACACTCACCGGCGCGCGGGCATCGCGGTGCTGTGGGCTGCTGCGCTCTCAGAGTGGATCAATCTGGTTCTCAAATG GATCTTGTTTGGAGAGAGGCCTTACTGGTGGATCGGAGAGTCTGGACTGTTTTCTGAAAACCCACCGAAAGTCCAGCAGTTCCCGTCGACCTGTGAGACCGGCCCAG GCAGTCCGTCGGGTCACGCTATGGTCAGCGCTGCTGTCTGGTGGGTCATCGTCTCTTCACTGGCCTCCTGCGTTCACAAGCGCACCGGCAG TAAGATATTAGCTGCAGTACCGTATCTGTTGTATGCCGTATTTTTGGGATGTGTAGGCCTTTCTCGAATCTTCATCTTGGCTCACTTCCCACATCAAGTCATTGCAGGTCTTCTGACAG GGGTGTTGCTGGGGGTGTTTCTGAAGTGGTCTGTGCCTGAACATCGCCCTCTACTGTTCTTCTTTCGCTTTAGCTTGTCTTTGCTCTTTGGAGCTCTTCTAATGCACGGAGCCCTGCAAAACTTTGGGGTTGATCTCTCTTG GTCCATCCCGCTGGCTAAGAGATGGTGTTCTCGCTCCGAGTGGATCCGTATGGACACAGCGCCCTTCTCCTCTCTGAGCCGTGTCGCCGGGGTTCTGCTGGGTCTGGGACTCGCTCAGTACTGGAAGCCCGGAGGATGGGCTCTTCCTTGGGTTCCCAGGACCCTCTGCCTGGCCCTCTCCTCCATAGCCCTCCACTACATCAACAGTTTCCCCGTGCCCACCGCTCCTCCTCTTCTCTTCTACTCGCTCTTCTTTCTCAAATACAGCATCGTGCCGCAGGTGGTCATGGTGCTGGTGCCAGGATTCGTGCATCTCCTCACAGCCAAACCCAAGAGGGAGTAA